The Bifidobacterium asteroides genomic interval GATACTTGGCAGGATCTGGATATTCCATTGAAGGTGACAGACGATATGGTCCTGATCGGGTTCAGCATCGAGACTCAGGGGCAGGTTTATATCCGTAATGGATACTATGCCCTGGATTATGAGGGCGATGAGCGGTCAGTGGAACTGGCCCTGGCTACCACTACCTTTAAGAAGGAGAGCTACATCACTCACAATATTGGTCTTGTTCGTAAAAAGATTGTTGAATCCGGTGAAGACATTGCGGATCACTTCCATATGTATGTCATTGATAATGGCCGTACATTGGATGCTCCAGCTCTGACCAGCGAACGGATACGGATTATTCCAAATGACAACGTGGGCGGGGCAGGCGGTTTTACCCGGGGAATGTTGGCTGCTATGGATCAGAAACCCAGGGCCACCAACATCCTGCTCATGGATGATGATGTGGATGTGTCTCCCGAAAGCATCAAGCGGACCTACAACCTTCTGAGAATCCTCAAGCCAGGCTACGAAAAGGCCATGATCAGTGGTGCCATGCTCAATTATGAGGTAGGCGAGGACCAATGGGAGGACATCGGGTACATGACGCCTGAAGGTACTTTTTCCCCCTGCAAGCCTGGTCTGCGTCTAGTGCTCTTTGAAGATTTGATTTACAATGAGCTCTTCAAACCCACCAAAGTTATGAAGGCCAATCTTTATGCAGCTTGGTGGTACTGCTGCATTCCTCTGTCGGTCATAGACAAGAATGGTTTGCCTCTGCCGTTCTTCGTGCGTTCCGATGATGCAGAGTACGGAATGCGCTGTAAGACGCCCTTCATTACAATGAACGGTCTGTGTATCTGGCATATGTCCTTCCATGAGCGTTACAACGCCGCCGTAGAACGGTATCAGACAACTCGTAATACAATGATTGCCCAAGCGACCACCGGGGTCGCCCAGAGTTCTGACTTCATGCGCGAGCTTCATAACAACATTCGGTTGGAGCTGAAGAAGTTCGGTTATCAGAACGCCGAACTTTGTTTGGATGCCTTCGAAGATTTTCTCAAAGGGCCAGGTTTCTTCAGCCAAGTAGGGAAGGCGGAAGAGACCTTCCTCCGGGCGAATCGTGTCAAGGAGCAGCTGGTGG includes:
- a CDS encoding glycosyltransferase family 2 protein; amino-acid sequence: MPTMKFANIILEANQRSVSYPDLYCRSDQPVIYDDHEGEWAMYRAGLYDFNTYFNSLSVMKLRRYTRSTGYTLHLELRGADCTVMQTMGDAFAVHPVPVKEVEFHVEASDTWQDLDIPLKVTDDMVLIGFSIETQGQVYIRNGYYALDYEGDERSVELALATTTFKKESYITHNIGLVRKKIVESGEDIADHFHMYVIDNGRTLDAPALTSERIRIIPNDNVGGAGGFTRGMLAAMDQKPRATNILLMDDDVDVSPESIKRTYNLLRILKPGYEKAMISGAMLNYEVGEDQWEDIGYMTPEGTFSPCKPGLRLVLFEDLIYNELFKPTKVMKANLYAAWWYCCIPLSVIDKNGLPLPFFVRSDDAEYGMRCKTPFITMNGLCIWHMSFHERYNAAVERYQTTRNTMIAQATTGVAQSSDFMRELHNNIRLELKKFGYQNAELCLDAFEDFLKGPGFFSQVGKAEETFLRANRVKEQLVDFDQLQRQLDADPETKGLRLNQIDRQLIDGNKPRTTLERLEDYVTDNGQRYLKTQGKGYAVIPLLGWVYPAGAIRGKNKLIVLDWYNRKGAVRVKDPERYARIKKRYARDLRYYRANIKRISRDYAHDRARLTSQRFWRKYLKMD